The following proteins come from a genomic window of Gemmatimonadota bacterium:
- a CDS encoding helix-turn-helix transcriptional regulator — protein MNTDAEVGKYIARLRDKAGLKQNELAQKVTWSPAVLSRVESGERPLVADELNSILEAIGTKEALRFQETAERDWQKLQKPPLGHPNEPLLWDAEQALQNIEELSAKPDIKNVFVKRLEAFQDELKIATSLVLETEHTIAFVGDIGVGKSTAICSVADLEVQKGKTFVPVLEVGGGGVTVCEVHLVQGPQYGFTVEPMGENELRREVLEFAHFLLPSADTHHEEQVGDQDAHGTSKEIVRAIRNMSGLTIKRKVRTKQGPGSKKIREIQDPAKDLAERYADPNTLAAEILAKMDLQKRTRRELWYSEISSEESLLWLQKNFEQVNNGRHPEFSIPKRIDITVPQRILGEESLFIRVVDTKGIDSTAERRDLEKHFNAPNTIVVLCSYFNNAPSNSVQQLLERAKEGQCANLETKTAVLTLPRPNEALAVKDDSGFKAETVDEGYDLKGDQVEMRLIDLNVPDVRVEFFNSYEDEPEHLSIFLLKLVNGLREKHCENLKKAIDGANDLVQNSEKAQVQEIQQQAARRLLVWKKHNEQIDPFTKNLQDSLLSAIGRAYASSVQASVRRQGEWYNLDYAHQLGYGARATAAGAVGPKLEAFKMVAENLLQDPELEEAFSLVRQALWIIESGAESLFHKSQELGRTIHTEYMQFDAELWYSCIREWGAGSGYRGRVLAHHQDWFASDTEDIVAIAQALIELVAREWKKILETLSDILDVKEDEQ, from the coding sequence ATGAATACTGATGCTGAAGTGGGCAAGTACATTGCACGTCTCAGGGACAAAGCTGGTCTCAAGCAGAATGAACTAGCTCAAAAGGTGACTTGGAGTCCAGCAGTTCTCTCGCGCGTGGAATCGGGCGAAAGGCCCTTGGTCGCCGATGAACTAAACTCCATATTGGAAGCAATCGGCACTAAGGAAGCATTACGATTCCAAGAGACAGCCGAGCGCGATTGGCAGAAGTTACAGAAGCCGCCGCTCGGACACCCCAACGAGCCACTTCTTTGGGATGCAGAACAGGCACTCCAAAATATAGAAGAGCTTTCAGCTAAACCTGATATTAAGAACGTATTTGTGAAACGTTTGGAAGCGTTCCAAGATGAACTTAAAATTGCTACAAGTCTCGTCTTAGAGACAGAGCATACTATCGCGTTTGTAGGGGACATTGGAGTAGGAAAATCTACGGCTATATGTAGCGTAGCTGATCTTGAGGTACAAAAAGGGAAAACTTTCGTACCAGTACTTGAGGTAGGCGGCGGTGGTGTGACCGTATGCGAAGTTCATCTCGTGCAGGGACCTCAATACGGATTCACCGTTGAACCTATGGGGGAAAACGAGCTTCGCAGAGAGGTCCTTGAATTCGCGCATTTCCTCCTACCTTCCGCGGATACACATCATGAAGAGCAAGTAGGAGATCAAGATGCACATGGAACTTCAAAAGAGATAGTGCGGGCAATTCGAAACATGAGTGGACTTACTATTAAGCGGAAAGTTAGAACAAAGCAAGGGCCTGGTAGTAAAAAAATAAGGGAGATCCAAGACCCCGCCAAGGACCTAGCTGAGAGATACGCAGATCCGAATACTCTTGCAGCCGAAATTTTGGCCAAAATGGATCTTCAGAAGAGGACAAGGCGCGAACTCTGGTACTCCGAAATCTCCAGCGAGGAGTCGTTACTGTGGTTGCAGAAAAACTTTGAGCAGGTGAACAACGGGAGGCATCCCGAGTTTTCCATACCAAAACGTATCGATATCACCGTGCCTCAACGAATTCTTGGAGAGGAGTCGCTATTCATCCGCGTTGTGGACACCAAAGGTATTGACAGCACAGCCGAACGTCGTGATTTAGAAAAACATTTTAATGCCCCTAACACTATTGTAGTCCTTTGTTCGTATTTTAATAATGCTCCCTCAAACTCGGTGCAACAGCTATTAGAAAGGGCAAAAGAAGGGCAATGCGCTAATTTAGAGACTAAGACCGCGGTTTTGACGTTGCCACGTCCTAATGAAGCTCTAGCTGTGAAGGACGACTCAGGGTTTAAAGCCGAAACTGTGGACGAAGGGTATGACCTCAAAGGGGACCAAGTTGAAATGCGCCTAATAGACCTGAACGTCCCCGATGTGCGCGTCGAATTCTTCAATTCGTATGAAGATGAACCTGAACACCTCAGTATCTTTCTATTAAAATTGGTTAATGGTCTGAGGGAAAAACACTGTGAAAATCTTAAGAAGGCGATAGATGGGGCCAATGATCTGGTGCAAAATTCTGAAAAGGCACAGGTCCAAGAGATACAGCAACAGGCGGCTAGACGACTGTTAGTATGGAAAAAACACAACGAACAAATTGATCCCTTCACCAAAAATCTACAGGATAGCTTGCTCTCAGCCATCGGAAGGGCCTACGCCAGTTCTGTGCAGGCAAGCGTACGTCGTCAAGGAGAGTGGTATAACCTTGATTATGCTCACCAACTCGGCTATGGTGCCCGAGCAACGGCTGCAGGGGCTGTGGGTCCCAAATTGGAGGCTTTCAAGATGGTCGCAGAGAATCTCCTCCAAGATCCTGAGTTAGAGGAAGCTTTCAGTCTGGTGAGACAGGCTCTCTGGATAATCGAGTCTGGAGCAGAATCTCTTTTTCATAAAAGTCAAGAATTGGGAAGGACAATCCATACTGAGTATATGCAGTTCGATGCAGAACTCTGGTATAGTTGTATCAGGGAATGGGGGGCAGGTTCAGGGTATCGTGGTCGGGTATTAGCGCATCACCAAGATTGGTTTGCTAGTGACACCGAAGACATCGTGGCAATAGCACAGGCACTTATTGAACTTGTTGCAAGGGAATGGAAAAAAATCCTGGAGACCCTCTCAGACATTCTCGACGTTAAGGAGGACGAGCAATGA
- a CDS encoding glycosyltransferase, translating to MHDLAIYITTSLCAVYITLIAIFLFGLFRRSRAVNTQRLSVSVVVPARNEATNIDACLRALAAQTYPDDHLEIIVVDDRSTDDTAARIDQWTRCLPNLSRVSVTQQNYICPKKNALWQGIKHARGDIIFTTDADCRPGPNWIVSNLAHFAPNIGMVIGHAPLLESEKALSGLLSLQALIVSTLAAGSAGIGFPLTCSGRNMAYRRNAFDEVNGFNDIGHIIGGDDVLLMRQIAQKSAWKIRFNTDADAFVPSASHPDNLINRQVRYQSKTIHYGIPTLILALAVYIFHVVLATLPILFWVNTELFYVVGSCLGIKIIADAVFLFFGSIRFKSPKLLLWFPVLEILIIPYIVIICALGTFSPFKWK from the coding sequence ATGCATGACCTTGCAATCTATATCACCACAAGCCTTTGCGCTGTGTACATCACGCTGATCGCCATTTTTTTATTCGGTCTTTTTCGCAGATCGCGGGCCGTAAATACCCAGCGTCTATCTGTTTCCGTTGTTGTGCCGGCTCGCAATGAAGCCACCAACATCGATGCATGTTTGCGGGCATTGGCTGCACAGACCTATCCTGACGATCATCTGGAAATTATCGTTGTAGATGACCGATCCACAGATGATACCGCCGCTCGAATTGATCAATGGACGCGCTGTTTACCCAACCTGAGTCGCGTATCTGTCACACAGCAGAACTATATCTGCCCAAAAAAAAACGCCCTGTGGCAGGGCATTAAACACGCGCGTGGAGATATTATTTTTACAACAGACGCCGATTGTCGGCCCGGTCCCAATTGGATTGTGTCAAACCTCGCGCACTTTGCGCCCAACATCGGCATGGTCATCGGCCACGCCCCCCTCTTGGAAAGCGAAAAAGCACTATCGGGCCTGCTATCTCTCCAGGCACTCATTGTCTCAACTCTCGCGGCGGGCAGCGCGGGCATTGGATTTCCGCTCACCTGTTCGGGGCGCAACATGGCTTATCGCAGAAACGCCTTTGATGAGGTCAACGGCTTTAACGACATCGGACATATCATCGGCGGCGACGATGTATTGCTCATGCGCCAAATTGCACAAAAAAGCGCGTGGAAAATTCGGTTCAACACAGACGCCGATGCATTTGTCCCCTCAGCGTCTCACCCAGACAATCTCATCAATCGACAGGTGCGCTACCAATCCAAAACCATTCACTACGGCATTCCCACCTTGATTCTGGCTCTTGCGGTGTATATATTCCATGTCGTTCTGGCGACGCTGCCCATTTTGTTCTGGGTCAATACCGAATTATTTTATGTGGTCGGCTCTTGCCTGGGGATAAAAATAATTGCCGATGCCGTTTTTTTGTTCTTCGGCAGTATCCGGTTCAAAAGCCCGAAATTGCTCCTGTGGTTTCCAGTTCTCGAAATCCTGATCATACCCTATATTGTCATCATCTGCGCGCTCGGCACATTTTCACCGTTCAAATGGAAATAA
- a CDS encoding SPASM domain-containing protein, which yields MLSIKLLPETFMRYHRAITPRRIWNASRVIASYALSNLFRRDIRMGKPFVLMVEPTNFCNLKCPLCPSGNGDMTRERGIMPFEHFKQVFEQQADHLLLLMLWNQGEPFINKHLTDMIRLASAHNVPTLTSTNVHYIKNLETARDIVDSGLSELVVSLDGVTSESYVKYRVGGNFDRVLEGIRLLVQAKSDLQSSYPLIHLQFIIMKHNEHEIEAARKFARELGVDRLSLKTAQVYTESDAETFLPSEEKFSRYDYTADHLSTKSKISNTCRHLWYSTVINWDGAVSPCCFDKDVHYGLGDALNESDFDQIWTGQKYTDFRNAILKDRKSVPICNNCSEGVKGMFYDIEKVEH from the coding sequence ATGCTCTCAATCAAACTCCTGCCCGAAACCTTCATGCGATACCATCGCGCAATCACGCCCCGGCGAATATGGAATGCCTCAAGAGTGATTGCGTCCTACGCCCTTTCCAATCTATTTCGGCGGGATATTCGCATGGGCAAACCCTTTGTGCTCATGGTCGAACCCACCAATTTCTGCAACCTCAAATGCCCACTCTGCCCCTCTGGCAATGGCGACATGACCCGCGAGCGCGGCATTATGCCGTTTGAACACTTCAAGCAGGTCTTTGAGCAACAGGCCGATCACCTTCTGCTCCTCATGTTGTGGAATCAGGGCGAACCCTTTATCAATAAACACCTCACCGACATGATCCGATTGGCCTCCGCGCACAATGTCCCCACACTGACCAGCACCAATGTCCACTACATCAAAAACCTGGAAACCGCTCGAGACATCGTCGATTCCGGCCTTTCCGAACTCGTGGTCTCTCTGGATGGCGTCACATCCGAAAGCTATGTCAAATATCGCGTGGGGGGCAATTTTGACCGCGTACTCGAAGGCATCCGCCTCCTTGTTCAGGCCAAAAGCGACCTGCAAAGCAGCTATCCCCTGATCCACCTGCAATTTATAATTATGAAACACAACGAACACGAAATTGAAGCCGCACGCAAATTCGCTCGGGAGTTAGGCGTAGATCGCCTCTCGCTCAAAACAGCCCAGGTTTATACCGAATCCGATGCAGAGACCTTCTTGCCCTCTGAAGAGAAATTCAGCCGCTACGATTACACTGCCGACCACCTCTCGACCAAAAGCAAAATCAGCAACACCTGTCGCCACCTGTGGTACAGCACTGTCATCAATTGGGACGGCGCTGTATCGCCCTGCTGCTTTGACAAAGATGTTCACTACGGCCTCGGCGACGCCCTCAATGAATCGGACTTCGACCAGATCTGGACCGGTCAAAAATACACGGACTTCAGAAACGCCATCCTCAAAGACCGCAAATCTGTGCCGATATGCAACAACTGCTCAGAAGGGGTGAAGGGCATGTTTTACGACATAGAAAAAGTTGAGCACTGA